The Glycine max cultivar Williams 82 chromosome 12, Glycine_max_v4.0, whole genome shotgun sequence genome window below encodes:
- the LOC100817347 gene encoding auxin-induced protein 6B-like, translated as MGFRLPGIRRASFAENQASSKAVEVPKGYLAVYVGERMKRFVIPISYLTQSSFQDLLSRAEEEFGYDHPMGGLTIPCREDVFQNITSRLNGL; from the coding sequence ATGGGTTTTCGTCTACCTGGTATCAGAAGGGCATCATTTGCTGAAAACCAAGCATCTTCAAAAGCTGTGGAGGTGCCAAAGGGCTATCTTGCAGTCTATGTTGGAGAGAGAATGAAGCGGTTTGTGATCCCGATATCATACTTGACCCAATCTTCATTCCAAGACTTGTTGAGTCGAGCTGAGGAAGAGTTTGGATATGATCATCCCATGGGCGGCCTTACAATTCCTTGCAGAGAAGATGTCTTCCAAAACATAACTTCCCGCTTGAATGGACTATAA